The genomic segment TCCTGCCAGGAAGGTCCCATGCCCTACAACATCTTTAGATGGAACAATGGCAAGAGGCGCTTCCGTTTGTAAGGCATTATTAATTTCCTCCCTGGTATATTCAGTACCATATAAGAATCCTTCTGGTGGTTTACCTGACTCCGTTTGATCCCATATGGATAAGATTTTCGTCGTATTGTCTTCATATCTAAATGCTTCATGGGTATAATCAATCCCTGTATCCAATATTGCAACCAGTACATCCTTACCTGATAAATCCAATTTATTATTGTTTAATACTGCATTAATGCCGGATGCTTCTAATGCACTTGTACTTGTTAAACCATACACGATTGGGACCTCTGCATATTTAGTCTTGTAATAAAAATCTTTGCAGTTATTAGTTTTTATATGAAAAATACCATACTTTTCTGTAATCTGTTGATAACATTCTGCTCCTAATTCTTTGGCAACTTGCTGGATACCAGGTTCAGTTTCTTTATATACATCTAGATACTCTTGTGACAATATTATTTCTTGACATTGCCTTATATCCAATTCTTCTTGTCGCATAGGTCCACCTCTCTTCCTTTAAATCATCCTAAAGGTATTGATTAGATCTAACTCTCCAAATCCCCAATCTCCGTTAGGATAATTTATATTTCTCTTCCTACGTGCTCCCCTTGCTAAATACGCCTTTAGAGCTATAGTATTCATCCTATCTTCGTTGCCTTTTACAACTCCCCATTCCAGTAATAAGGCAGCGGCACCAACAGTTACTGCTGCACTAATACTGGTTCCAGTTTGGTAAGTATATTGATATTTGGTATAGGGACCTATGACATTAACTCCTGGAGCAACTAAATCTGGTTTTATTCTTTTATCTCGTGTTAAACCTTTACTTGATCCAACAAAAAGTTTTTGCAGTACATCATTATAGGCACCTACGGTTATAATTGCTTCCGCTGTCCCAGGGCTAACAATAGTATCTTCTGAATCAGCATTGAGAAAAATGGTATCATCACTTATAAATCCCTTGATAGGCATCCAAATATCAAATTCACCATTTACCACAATATCGCCATGAATAATCATGGTCCAAAGACCTGGCATTGGCTCATGTAATATCACTGAAATGGATTCTGTAGCTCTTCTAACCTCCATATCATAGTAAACACTAATCGCCTTAACCTCTAATGCTATACGCACTTGCTGCCATTGATGGGCTAGAAATGGTATCTGGCCTGTTGTAGCTCCACTAGGCGATATAAACTCCACTCCTAACTTGTCAGGTGCATTACCCCACAACTTCAAATAAAGACCTCTTTCTCCTTCAGCTACATTAAACTCAACTTCAGTGGTTTTCTGCCCTTTTTTTATGACATCCTTATAATGATGCGCTGTATTCCCTTCATTACCAGCAGCTACTATAACTCCTATACCTTGATTCGCGCTAATACGATCTAAAGTCTTTTCTAATAAATTTGTGCCATTATGAGGTCCATCATTCGATCCACCGGCAAAGAGAATCGCCATAGGTTTCTTA from the Vallitalea okinawensis genome contains:
- a CDS encoding S8 family peptidase; amino-acid sequence: MKWERGERVRQDGTNIDVCIDIILSEEFVDLIKDIRPGIELVAKELGVECYQQLTDEYGVFHIEVNQDECVDYYFNNHYSELPSIYGLTSTRAMESAGISPVLNSESLDLKGKGVLIAILDTGIDYTHEAFLNGDKTTRIVSLWDQSIIGTPPKGFLYGTEYSNKQINEALRSEDPTTIVPSTDDVGHGTFLAGIAAGKPNEIEDFQGAAPDSELIIVKLKQAKKCLMDYYQFNEEAVGWQTNDIIQGINYVVKKALEYKKPMAILFAGGSNDGPHNGTNLLEKTLDRISANQGIGVIVAAGNEGNTAHHYKDVIKKGQKTTEVEFNVAEGERGLYLKLWGNAPDKLGVEFISPSGATTGQIPFLAHQWQQVRIALEVKAISVYYDMEVRRATESISVILHEPMPGLWTMIIHGDIVVNGEFDIWMPIKGFISDDTIFLNADSEDTIVSPGTAEAIITVGAYNDVLQKLFVGSSKGLTRDKRIKPDLVAPGVNVIGPYTKYQYTYQTGTSISAAVTVGAAALLLEWGVVKGNEDRMNTIALKAYLARGARRKRNINYPNGDWGFGELDLINTFRMI